From the genome of Deltaproteobacteria bacterium:
CTCTATCGCTAGAGACATCAAATTGGGCTCCACAAACTGACCCGCCTTGTAAGAAATATTTAGGTTATTTATAAAGAGCGTGGCCGTCAGAGAAATAATTGCCCCCACAAAAGAACCAAATAAACTTAGCAAACCAACTTCGACATAGAAAATATTTCGAATTAAACTTTTCGTATAACCAAGACTTCTGAGTGTTCCAATTTCTTTGGTTCTTTCTTTAATACTTTTAAGAAGGGAATTCATGATGCTCAAAGAGACAATGAGCAAAACAATAATAATGACGAAAGTTTTGAAAATCTTCATCAACCCCATCGTTCTTTTATAAAAATCGCCAATCTCCTCGTGGTCCTTCCAAGAAAGAATTCTCACCTCTGGGGGAAGCTCATCCTGGATTTGTTTAAACAATTTTTTATCGTTCTTTAGACTCTCACTAAAAAATGTTAAGTAACTAACTCCTTTGGTGTCATAAAGCTCCTGAGCCTTTACAAGGGATAACTGAATCGTTCTGGCATCTAACTCTATAAATCCACCATCGATGATTCCTAAAATATTAAAATCAAGGGAATTAATTTGACTATTTACAGTCAGAACTGACAAGTTAAATTCATCGCCATTAAGACATTCGAATTCGTGAATTTCTTTATCATAACCTTTTCTGGTAGCAATATGTTTTCTGATTTTGTCTTTTTTTTCACAATCAAAGTTTTTAGCTAAAGTCTGTCCCAACAAAACTTTATCTGGCAATGGACTTTGATACAAGGACCTCCCAAATAAGGTGTCTTTTTCCCAATAAGGGAGGCGCAATCTTCGGCAATTCTCCACATCAAAACCGTTACCAATAAACAAAAATTGTTGAGATTTTTTTTGAATCATTCCACTTATTCTTAGCACCGAACAAATAGGCCAATCCGCAGTGTGGTACTTGCTGATAATGTCCTTAATCATTTTCTGAGTGGGCTCTTGCAAATAAAACTTCCAGGGTTCTTTCTTAGCTGCCGAGCTTAAACTTAAATTATGCTCAATAATAAAATCACCGAACATGCTTTTATGTGAATGCGTCTCTTGTAAAAACAAATCGAGGTCCGCGATATAACCTTGAAATAACACTAAGGAAATGAAGGCCGAAGCCAAACTTAGCAAAGTGGATTTACTTTGCTTGGAATAATTCACTATATTTTTAAAAGCTAATTTAAATAGTATTTTCATCGATTCAAATTATTAACATTAAAAATATTATCAGAAATTTCATCAAGAATTGGTTTATCATAGGTGAGGATACTTTTATTTGCCAACCTGTTGGCATCCTGAATAAGCATTTCTGAAATAAAGGGAATTTTTTTACTTTTAACAAGAATAAAGTTATTATACTTAAAGCTGGCAATTTTAAATACCTTTCCACTTAAAGTAAGAAATTCAGCTTTTAATCCTAATTTATCTTTTTCGCGAATCCAATATCTTATTTGATCATAGGTCATTGACTTATTCTTTGCTTTTAGAAGCAAAACCACAACGCTTTCATCTTGAATCATTTCCTTTTTTATCAAAGTGGGATTATAATCTTTAAAGTAATTGGTACTTGCTATATCCCCATTAGCTGCCTGACCAGATAGCCTTTCTCTGGCGGAAATAGAGACTGGTTTTTTGAGTGAAGGCTTAAAAAACCAAATAGTGCGATCATTAAATAAAAATGTTTCTCCTTTGAACCTTCCTGTGTCAGCGCTTTCAACATAGGCATTGGAATCTTTAGCTTTTACTTTAAAATTTCGCTCTGTTTGAACTTCGTTTTCCCAAGATTTTATGTTGACCATCCATGTGATACCTTGACCGACGCCTCCCCTTGATCGATCTGAATCTTTTAGCAAGGTAAGAATATTCTCAGCTTGACTTATGGGACCAGAAAAACTGAGCAAAAAAATTAAAATCATTTTCATTTAAAGACCCCCTGTTCATTTAACAGTTCAGCAATTTTAAAGTTCATTTTTTTCTTACACGAAAGATAAGAAGTTATAAACGTAATCAGTATAAGGGCCCCTGCGTGAATGATGGCAATTTTAAAACTTGTCACAATTGTAAAGTAGACATAACTCGAACTTCCCGCAGGCTCAAAAGGGATTTCTAAGCTGTTAATTATCTTGGAAACGATCAAATAACAAATACTTGAAACAACTATACTCCCTATAGTTAAAACCAAAACTTCAAGAGTGAACAGTCTTGAAATATGGGTGGTTGTAAATCCGATACTTCTTAACGTCCCAATTTCCTTCGTTCTTTCATTGATGCTCATCGTGAGGGTATTGATAATCGATAAAACAGAGGCCAAGGTAATCAACACATAAAAGAATATCCCTATGCTCATGACAAAAGACATGGTTCCCGTATAATAAAAACCAATCTCATCAGAGTCATAAGCAAAAATTTCATATTTCCCCTTAGGAAGTTCGCTTAATATGGTTTTTATTAAACTTTGGGTTTCATCCACATCATTTAAAAAAACCGCCAAATTATTTACTTTGTCGGTGGCCATTAACTCTTGCAGTTTCTCGAGGGACATCTTTGCGCTAATATCTTCGGAAAAAACCATTCCCGTTAAATGTTTTCCTGTTAACTCCTCGGTGATTCCATTGAAATAACCATCAAGGGTTTTACCCAAAATTTGAACTTCAATTTTTTCCTTAAGCGGAAATGTCTGCCCCAACATATTATATAAATTTGAAGTCAAGGATACCCCATCTGAAACAGTTAATTGTGATTGCAGCGTGGGTATATTCTCTTTGAGTTCTTTATGATTTGCAATATAGGCCGAAAATCCTTTAGGGTAAGCCTGAATAAACAAAGGTAAATTTTTATCTCCCGAGGACAAGAGCGCAAATGAGGACAAAATCGGCGCAACGAATTCTATTTTATTTTGAAATTCATTTAAAGTTTTAGCAATTAATTCTTGGTCCTGTTTGTTTAGCAAATATT
Proteins encoded in this window:
- a CDS encoding ABC transporter permease — its product is MKILFKLAFKNIVNYSKQSKSTLLSLASAFISLVLFQGYIADLDLFLQETHSHKSMFGDFIIEHNLSLSSAAKKEPWKFYLQEPTQKMIKDIISKYHTADWPICSVLRISGMIQKKSQQFLFIGNGFDVENCRRLRLPYWEKDTLFGRSLYQSPLPDKVLLGQTLAKNFDCEKKDKIRKHIATRKGYDKEIHEFECLNGDEFNLSVLTVNSQINSLDFNILGIIDGGFIELDARTIQLSLVKAQELYDTKGVSYLTFFSESLKNDKKLFKQIQDELPPEVRILSWKDHEEIGDFYKRTMGLMKIFKTFVIIIVLLIVSLSIMNSLLKSIKERTKEIGTLRSLGYTKSLIRNIFYVEVGLLSLFGSFVGAIISLTATLFINNLNISYKAGQFVEPNLMSLAIEPINYIVVSFYILVLSLVGCFFVVKETLSKTVAENLTHA
- a CDS encoding outer membrane lipoprotein-sorting protein, with the protein product MKMILIFLLSFSGPISQAENILTLLKDSDRSRGGVGQGITWMVNIKSWENEVQTERNFKVKAKDSNAYVESADTGRFKGETFLFNDRTIWFFKPSLKKPVSISARERLSGQAANGDIASTNYFKDYNPTLIKKEMIQDESVVVLLLKAKNKSMTYDQIRYWIREKDKLGLKAEFLTLSGKVFKIASFKYNNFILVKSKKIPFISEMLIQDANRLANKSILTYDKPILDEISDNIFNVNNLNR
- a CDS encoding ABC transporter permease; the protein is MLVLSGYIMAVDRAIRSQTIYLNHLGNFSIYKKGAVKELYRDPQKYLLNKQDQELIAKTLNEFQNKIEFVAPILSSFALLSSGDKNLPLFIQAYPKGFSAYIANHKELKENIPTLQSQLTVSDGVSLTSNLYNMLGQTFPLKEKIEVQILGKTLDGYFNGITEELTGKHLTGMVFSEDISAKMSLEKLQELMATDKVNNLAVFLNDVDETQSLIKTILSELPKGKYEIFAYDSDEIGFYYTGTMSFVMSIGIFFYVLITLASVLSIINTLTMSINERTKEIGTLRSIGFTTTHISRLFTLEVLVLTIGSIVVSSICYLIVSKIINSLEIPFEPAGSSSYVYFTIVTSFKIAIIHAGALILITFITSYLSCKKKMNFKIAELLNEQGVFK